One part of the Andrena cerasifolii isolate SP2316 chromosome 4, iyAndCera1_principal, whole genome shotgun sequence genome encodes these proteins:
- the LOC143367735 gene encoding uncharacterized protein LOC143367735, whose translation MAIIKEAASMDQYFKSYEELNVHQLMLSDKARTLAYKNAIMNSKHIFDDKVVMDVGAGTGILSIFCAQAGARQVYAIEASDLVKLTEGVSRENKLNDKITVIHSKVEDIDPNNIEKVDIIISEWMGFYLVHEGMLDSVLFARDHFLKENGILFPSVAKLYASPCQLPSMYHFWDDVYGVSMKCIGKEYRETKSMKPEILLVDEKDLLSEGKLLTWLDLQCADVQELNHLGGEEYVSVCNKDGRYQGICIWFAVEFPDGSELSTSPSDEVTHWKQTAIVLPADIEVGEGEPIAFKLDLKRNSCEPRQYNMEMVLLDALETEHEVPCHCHMTKCIVMRTYMEEQADGDPVN comes from the exons ATGGCTATTATTAAAGAAGCTGCAAGCATGGATCAATACTTTAAAAGTTATGAAGAATTGAAT GTACATCAATTAATGTTGAGTGATAAGGCTCGAACTCTTGCTTACAAGAATGCAATAATGAATTCCAAACACATATTTGACGACAAGGTCGTTATGGATGTTGGTGCTGGAACgg GAATATTATCGATTTTCTGTGCGCAAGCTGGTGCGAGACAGGTATACGCGATAGAAGCGAGTGACTTGGTAAAACTTACCGAAGGAGTCTCACGGGAAAACAAACTGAACGACAAGATTACAGTAATCCACAGCAAAGTAGAAGACATTGATCCAAATAACATTGAGAAAGTTGATATAATTATTTCAGAGTGGATGGGCTTTTATTTAGTACACGAGGGAATGTTGGACTCCGTCCTCTTTGCCAGAGATCATTTCTTAAAAGAGAATGGCATTCTATTCCCGTCTGTTGCTAAACTGTACGCGTCTCCATGTCAATTGCCATCCATGTACCACTTTTGGGATGATGTTTATGGAGTCAGTATGAA ATGCATCGGAAAGGAATACAGAGAAACAAAATCGATGAAACCTGAGATATTGCTCGTAGACGAAAAGGACCTTTTGTCGGAAGGCAAATTATTGACGTGGTTAGATTTACAGTGCGCCGACGTACAAGAGTTAAATCATCTCGGAGGCGAGGAATATGTTTCTGTTTGCAATAAAGATGGAAGGTATCAAGGAATTTGTATATGGTTTGCCGTCGAGTTTCCAGACGGGTCAGAATTATCGACGAGTCCCTCCGATGAAGTTACTCATTGGAAACAAACTGCCATTGTCTTACCCGCAGATATAGAAGTAGGAGAAGGTGAACCTATTGCCTTCAAATTAGACTTAAAAAGAAACTCTTGTGAGCCTAGGCAATATAACATGGAAATGGTGTTGTTGGATGCGTTGGAGACTGAACATGAAGTTCCTTGTCACTGCCATATGACAAAGTGCATTGTTATGAGAACATATATGGAGGAACAGGCGGATGGTGATCCCGTGAATTAG